Proteins encoded by one window of Cellvibrio sp. KY-GH-1:
- the rsxA gene encoding electron transport complex subunit RsxA: MSFSELAIILLSTVLVNNFVLAQFLGLCPFMGVSNKLESAIGMAGATTFVMTLASICTYLVDTWVLAPMGLQYLRTIAFILVIAAVVQFVKMFMEKTSPLLYRVLGVFLPLITVNCAVLGVAILNTQKVHNFFESTMYGFGGALGFAMVLVLFSAMRERLAVADVPAPFKGASIGMITAGLMALAFLGFGGLVSLQ; the protein is encoded by the coding sequence ATGAGTTTCAGCGAATTAGCCATTATTCTGCTCAGTACCGTGCTGGTGAATAATTTTGTGCTAGCCCAATTCCTCGGCCTGTGTCCCTTTATGGGGGTGTCCAACAAGCTGGAAAGTGCGATTGGGATGGCCGGCGCAACCACCTTCGTTATGACCCTAGCATCTATTTGTACCTATTTGGTTGATACCTGGGTCCTCGCTCCTATGGGATTGCAATACCTTCGTACCATTGCCTTCATTCTGGTGATTGCTGCAGTGGTTCAATTCGTAAAAATGTTTATGGAAAAAACCAGTCCCTTGCTCTATCGCGTACTGGGTGTTTTCTTGCCACTGATCACCGTTAACTGCGCGGTCCTTGGGGTAGCGATTTTGAACACTCAGAAAGTCCACAACTTTTTTGAATCCACCATGTACGGCTTTGGCGGCGCCCTGGGTTTTGCCATGGTATTAGTACTTTTCTCGGCCATGCGTGAGCGCCTCGCGGTAGCTGACGTTCCTGCACCTTTCAAAGGGGCTTCAATTGGCATGATCACCGCCGGCCTGATGGCACTAGCCTTTCTAGGCTTTGGCGGCCTGGTAAGCCTGCAATAA
- the metG gene encoding methionine--tRNA ligase, translating into MTQSPRKILVTSALPYANGSIHLGHLVEYIQTDIWVRFQKMRGVDCTYVCADDAHGTAIMLKAEQLGHSAEQQIANVKAEHEADFAAFNIGFDNYHSTHSDENRELSSMIYGRLKANGHIATRAITQAYDPEKQLFLADRYIKGTCPKCKTEDQYGDNCEKCGATYSPMDLINPKSAISGATPVAKDSEHFFFTLPAFSDFLKTWTRAGHLQDEVANKMAEWLDAGLQEWDISRDAPYFGFEIPGEPGKYFYVWLDAPIGYIASLKNLLDKQGKDWEEYWKPDSTAEVYHFIGKDIVNFHALFWPAMLHSANLRTPSKICVHGFLTVNGTKMSKSRGTFINARTYLDHLNPEYLRYYFAAKLTSNVDDIDLNLEDFIQRVNSDLVGKVVNIASRTAKFINNAGGSLSSEIADKALWQQFIDAGETIADYYESRDYSKAMREIMALADAANEYIATQEPWKLAKQAGAEAQTQAVCTLGINMFRALLTYLKPVLPALTLDAEQFLGETLNWNAPISFRSGEKINEFKPLLTRVEKDKVDAMIEAGKESLAAAAPAKAPTEKTGEPIAAEIEFDDFAKVDLRIALIANAEHVEGSDKLLRLTLDLGGETRTVFSGIKSAYKPEELVGKLTVVVANLKPRKMKFGMSEGMVLAAGPGGNELYLLEPHSGAKPGQRVM; encoded by the coding sequence ATGACCCAATCACCCCGCAAAATTCTCGTTACCAGCGCCCTGCCCTACGCCAACGGCTCGATTCACCTTGGCCATTTGGTTGAATATATCCAGACCGACATTTGGGTGCGCTTCCAGAAAATGCGTGGAGTAGATTGTACTTATGTGTGTGCAGACGATGCCCACGGAACAGCGATCATGCTCAAAGCCGAGCAGCTCGGTCATTCAGCAGAACAGCAAATTGCCAATGTTAAAGCGGAACACGAGGCTGACTTTGCCGCATTTAATATCGGTTTCGATAACTATCATTCGACCCACTCAGACGAAAACCGCGAGTTGTCGAGCATGATTTACGGCCGCTTGAAAGCCAACGGCCATATCGCCACCCGCGCGATTACCCAGGCTTATGACCCGGAAAAACAATTGTTCCTTGCGGATCGCTACATCAAAGGCACCTGTCCGAAATGTAAAACCGAAGACCAATATGGCGATAACTGCGAGAAGTGCGGCGCGACTTATTCGCCGATGGATTTGATTAACCCTAAATCGGCGATCTCCGGCGCAACACCGGTCGCCAAAGATTCGGAGCACTTCTTCTTCACTCTGCCCGCATTTAGCGATTTCCTGAAAACCTGGACTCGCGCCGGCCACCTGCAAGATGAAGTGGCCAACAAAATGGCCGAGTGGCTGGATGCAGGTCTGCAGGAGTGGGATATTTCCCGCGATGCGCCCTACTTTGGTTTTGAAATTCCGGGGGAGCCCGGCAAATATTTTTATGTATGGCTGGATGCCCCAATCGGCTACATCGCGAGCTTAAAAAATCTGCTCGATAAACAAGGCAAAGATTGGGAAGAATATTGGAAGCCGGATTCCACGGCCGAGGTATATCACTTTATCGGTAAGGACATCGTCAATTTCCACGCGCTCTTCTGGCCGGCCATGCTGCACTCTGCCAATTTGCGCACGCCGAGCAAAATTTGCGTCCACGGTTTCTTGACCGTTAACGGCACTAAGATGAGTAAATCGCGCGGCACTTTCATAAATGCACGCACTTACCTCGATCATTTGAATCCGGAATATTTGCGTTATTACTTTGCGGCGAAACTCACCAGCAATGTGGATGACATCGATTTAAATCTGGAAGATTTTATCCAGCGGGTGAATTCGGATCTGGTTGGGAAAGTGGTAAACATCGCCAGCCGCACCGCCAAATTTATCAACAATGCAGGCGGCAGCCTATCCAGTGAAATTGCGGACAAAGCCTTGTGGCAACAATTTATTGATGCAGGCGAAACCATTGCCGACTACTACGAAAGCCGCGATTACAGCAAAGCCATGCGCGAAATTATGGCGCTAGCGGACGCCGCCAACGAATACATTGCGACGCAAGAGCCCTGGAAACTGGCCAAGCAAGCCGGTGCAGAAGCACAGACGCAAGCGGTGTGTACACTCGGCATCAATATGTTCCGCGCGCTGCTAACTTATTTAAAGCCAGTGTTGCCTGCCTTGACTCTGGATGCGGAACAATTCCTCGGGGAAACCTTAAACTGGAACGCCCCAATCAGTTTCCGCTCGGGTGAAAAAATCAACGAATTCAAGCCGCTATTAACACGCGTAGAAAAAGACAAAGTCGACGCGATGATTGAAGCAGGCAAGGAATCATTGGCCGCTGCGGCGCCAGCAAAAGCGCCGACAGAAAAGACCGGTGAACCTATCGCCGCTGAGATCGAATTTGATGACTTCGCCAAAGTGGATTTGCGCATCGCACTGATTGCGAATGCGGAGCATGTGGAGGGTTCAGATAAATTGCTGCGCCTGACGCTCGATTTGGGTGGCGAAACACGCACTGTATTTTCCGGCATCAAAAGTGCGTACAAGCCTGAAGAGTTAGTGGGTAAATTGACCGTTGTGGTTGCCAACCTTAAACCACGCAAAATGAAATTCGGGATGAGCGAAGGCATGGTCCTGGCTGCAGGCCCAGGTGGTAACGAGCTGTATTTATTGGAACCACACAGCGGCGCCAAACCAGGACAACGGGTGATGTAA
- the rsxG gene encoding electron transport complex subunit RsxG produces the protein MLGKSISKNTLILTAFAVVTAGALALTNLGTQERIANAERATQQRALYEIVPLSQHDNDLLTDTIPVPKEAWEPLGATADSKIHRARHNGEISALIIPAVAHDGYSGDISMIVGVNRDGTVAGVRILLHKETPGLGDKIELKKNQWILNFNGKSLQVPVIEEWKVKKDGGAFDQFAGATITPRAVVGQIKRVLEFIATNQQTLFAETQTSTAVTSASATQP, from the coding sequence ATGCTCGGTAAATCCATCAGCAAAAACACCTTGATTCTCACCGCCTTCGCCGTAGTCACCGCAGGCGCTTTGGCGCTGACTAACCTTGGCACGCAAGAGCGTATCGCCAATGCCGAGCGCGCGACTCAGCAGCGTGCGCTCTATGAAATTGTACCGCTCAGCCAACACGACAACGATTTGCTGACCGACACCATTCCCGTTCCCAAAGAGGCATGGGAGCCATTGGGTGCAACGGCCGACAGCAAAATTCACCGCGCGCGCCATAACGGCGAGATTTCCGCGCTGATCATTCCTGCAGTAGCGCACGATGGTTACTCGGGCGATATCAGTATGATCGTGGGAGTGAATCGCGATGGCACAGTTGCTGGCGTGCGTATTTTATTGCATAAAGAAACACCCGGACTGGGCGATAAAATCGAGCTGAAAAAAAATCAATGGATCTTGAATTTCAACGGCAAGAGTTTGCAAGTTCCGGTGATTGAGGAATGGAAAGTCAAAAAAGATGGTGGGGCATTCGATCAATTTGCGGGCGCAACCATTACACCCCGCGCGGTCGTTGGCCAAATTAAACGTGTACTGGAATTTATTGCTACTAATCAGCAAACTTTGTTCGCTGAAACCCAAACCAGCACTGCTGTAACTTCAGCATCTGCCACACAACCTTGA
- the rsxD gene encoding electron transport complex subunit RsxD translates to MALLNITSPHTQGANRTGRVMRLVVYATFPGIAALTHFFGVGVLINVFLASLMCIAFEAAVLKLRQRPILFYLRDCSALVTGVLIGVSLPAYCPWWLVVSASFIAIVLAKQLYGGMGFNPFNPAMVAYALLLVSFPLQMTSWPTPLPLLADGQTTPSIVTALNKVFFSTPIDGYSSATVLDIMKQNSGLTLSDLYQQEPVFDGRWAGAGWEWVNIAFLIGGIYLLYKKVFTWHAPVSMLTALALMAALFYDSGSSNSSGSPIFHLLSGATMLGAFFIVTDPVSSAVSTRGRIVYGALIGVLVYVIRSWGTSYPDGVAFAVLLMNFAAPFIDYYTTPRTYGHKKPRRATDNSPRDGH, encoded by the coding sequence ATGGCGTTACTAAATATCACCTCCCCCCACACCCAGGGGGCTAATCGTACCGGGCGCGTAATGCGTCTGGTGGTTTATGCGACCTTTCCGGGGATTGCCGCGTTAACCCATTTCTTCGGCGTTGGTGTGCTGATCAATGTATTTTTGGCAAGCCTGATGTGCATTGCATTTGAAGCAGCAGTATTGAAGTTGCGTCAGCGGCCAATCCTGTTTTATCTGCGCGATTGCAGCGCACTGGTGACTGGCGTATTGATCGGGGTTTCCCTGCCCGCTTATTGCCCCTGGTGGCTGGTGGTAAGTGCCAGCTTTATCGCGATTGTGTTGGCCAAACAGCTTTACGGCGGCATGGGCTTCAACCCTTTTAACCCGGCCATGGTCGCCTATGCGCTGCTGCTGGTGTCTTTCCCATTACAGATGACAAGTTGGCCAACACCGCTGCCACTGCTGGCAGATGGTCAGACCACTCCGAGTATTGTCACCGCCCTGAACAAGGTCTTTTTCAGCACACCGATTGATGGCTACAGCTCGGCGACGGTGCTGGACATCATGAAACAAAACTCAGGATTAACCCTGTCCGACCTCTATCAACAAGAGCCGGTGTTTGATGGTCGCTGGGCCGGTGCTGGTTGGGAATGGGTAAATATTGCATTTTTGATCGGCGGTATTTACCTGCTCTACAAAAAGGTTTTCACCTGGCATGCGCCTGTTTCCATGTTGACCGCCCTGGCCCTGATGGCAGCGCTGTTTTATGACAGTGGCAGCTCCAACTCCAGTGGCTCGCCCATTTTTCATCTGCTCTCTGGTGCCACTATGTTGGGAGCATTCTTTATAGTGACCGACCCGGTTAGCTCCGCCGTAAGTACGCGCGGTCGTATTGTCTACGGTGCATTGATTGGCGTACTGGTGTATGTCATCCGCAGTTGGGGAACCAGCTACCCTGATGGCGTTGCGTTCGCCGTGTTGTTGATGAATTTTGCTGCACCATTTATCGATTACTACACTACGCCACGCACTTATGGCCACAAAAAACCGCGCCGTGCGACTGACAACAGTCCACGCGACGGCCATTGA
- a CDS encoding electron transport complex subunit E: protein MSDVNYKEIVEKGLWSNNPALVQLLGLCPLLAVSSSVVNALGLGFATLLVLTTTNSVVSLIRSYVSDAVRLPAFVMIIASAVTCIELLMKAFTFELYQILGLFIPLIVTNCAVLGRADAFASKNKVLPAAIDGFMMGLGFLLVLICVGAVRELLGTGHLFADMQLIFGESARSWQLNIFGANYPNMIFALLPPGAFIVAGFLIAIKNVVDEKRKQRAAAQKTEATKGSKRVRTTGTVA, encoded by the coding sequence ATGAGCGATGTGAATTACAAAGAAATTGTCGAAAAAGGTTTATGGAGCAATAACCCGGCACTGGTTCAGTTGCTCGGTTTATGCCCATTGTTGGCAGTCAGCTCCAGCGTTGTAAATGCATTGGGACTGGGATTTGCGACCCTATTGGTATTAACCACCACCAACTCGGTAGTTTCTTTAATCCGTTCTTATGTTAGCGATGCAGTGCGTTTACCGGCGTTCGTGATGATTATTGCCTCTGCAGTAACCTGTATTGAATTGCTGATGAAAGCATTCACCTTCGAGCTGTACCAAATTCTTGGATTATTTATACCGCTAATCGTTACTAACTGCGCTGTGCTCGGTCGTGCCGACGCCTTTGCCAGTAAGAATAAAGTTCTTCCTGCCGCGATCGATGGTTTCATGATGGGCTTGGGCTTCTTGCTTGTACTGATCTGTGTGGGCGCCGTGCGAGAATTGTTGGGTACCGGGCACTTGTTCGCCGACATGCAATTAATTTTTGGCGAATCAGCACGCAGCTGGCAACTCAATATATTCGGGGCAAATTATCCGAATATGATTTTTGCACTCCTTCCTCCCGGCGCGTTTATTGTGGCGGGCTTTCTCATCGCCATTAAAAATGTCGTGGACGAAAAGCGCAAACAGCGCGCCGCCGCACAAAAAACAGAAGCAACCAAAGGCAGTAAGCGCGTCCGCACCACAGGCACCGTTGCCTGA
- the greB gene encoding transcription elongation factor GreB — translation MGRWRPPSAKGSTYITAAGFKRMKDEVTQLWKVERPQVTQVVHEAAKNGDRSENGDYIYGKRRLREIDSRVRFLSKRMEVLTVVDRLPDDHTKVFFGAWVTLEDDDGNEKTYQIVGPDEFDVARQKLSMDSPLAKAMLGKRLDDEIVLKKPDGEEMFYIAAIEYKPYDQD, via the coding sequence ATGGGACGCTGGCGACCCCCCTCAGCCAAAGGTTCAACCTACATTACCGCAGCTGGTTTTAAACGCATGAAAGATGAAGTGACGCAACTCTGGAAGGTGGAGCGCCCGCAAGTCACGCAAGTGGTACACGAAGCGGCCAAAAATGGGGATCGCAGTGAAAACGGCGATTACATTTATGGCAAACGTCGTCTGCGCGAAATTGATTCGCGCGTGCGCTTTTTATCCAAGCGCATGGAGGTGCTGACGGTAGTGGATCGACTGCCTGATGATCACACCAAAGTCTTCTTTGGCGCCTGGGTGACATTGGAAGACGACGACGGCAATGAAAAGACGTACCAAATCGTCGGACCAGATGAGTTCGATGTGGCGCGGCAAAAATTAAGTATGGATTCACCACTCGCCAAGGCGATGCTCGGTAAGCGACTCGATGATGAAATCGTACTGAAGAAGCCTGACGGTGAAGAAATGTTTTATATCGCTGCTATCGAATACAAGCCATATGATCAAGATTAA
- a CDS encoding DUF4870 domain-containing protein — MENNETPSTEVATNVSQDAKNLALLLWLGSIFFGFIPGLVLYLVKKDDAYVLDQSKEALNWSITALIGYVAGMILTIILIGVLVMAAVGICHLVFCIMGIIAATSGKPFRVPFALRLIK, encoded by the coding sequence ATGGAAAACAATGAAACTCCAAGTACCGAAGTGGCAACCAACGTGTCGCAAGATGCCAAAAATCTGGCCTTGTTGTTGTGGTTGGGTAGTATCTTTTTTGGTTTTATTCCCGGGTTGGTGTTGTATCTGGTGAAGAAAGATGACGCCTATGTGTTGGATCAAAGCAAAGAGGCACTTAACTGGTCCATCACTGCCCTGATTGGTTATGTGGCAGGAATGATACTGACGATTATTTTAATTGGTGTGTTGGTAATGGCGGCGGTAGGCATTTGCCATTTGGTGTTTTGTATTATGGGAATTATTGCGGCGACTAGCGGTAAACCTTTCCGTGTTCCTTTTGCGTTGCGTTTAATCAAGTAA
- the rsxC gene encoding electron transport complex subunit RsxC, with translation MTSLIKVWELPGGIHPPENKHQSLQLPLGDIPLPPVLVIPLNQHMGTPAQPVVQVGERVLTGQLIGAADGTFSANTHASTSGTVIAIEARAIPHPSGMTAESIVIQPDGKHEWILLDECADYRALDRLELLKKIRAAGIAGLGGAGFPTAVKLAPKSTQVIDTLILNGAECEPYITADDILMQVRADQLVAGTLLLSHILHHPKNLLIGVEDNKPKAIAALKAAVAGAAVNDPEAANIKVVAFPTKYPSGGAKQLIQILTGREIPSGHHSADIGVICVNVGTAVAAWRAIRYGEPLISRVTTVVGDALQTQRNIDALIGTPISYLLEQHGFDASRASRVVMGGPMMGFSLLDMDSPVIKTTNCILAPSKQELPPPEPAQACIRCGMCAEACPVSLLPQQLFWYAQAEDFERLESHNLFDCIECGACSYVCPSSIPLVQYYRAAKGSIRLHEIEKEKADRSRQRFEFRKLRIAKEEAEKEAKRFARQKAAEEAKKKLAEKAAAEPTTTAAGSATDVVSAAVAKAGTVQVSPDEQKAKLERLLAAAKNGLDFARKPLVPNETGVAITEEQLEKQKARIKQAELKVTEAEKKLAEFTASQANAAPGLATPAAAAPIADPNDPVAAAIARAQAKLTMSPEDKARANLESLRSRLAKAEEKVAAAKAEGSANLDALEQGAGKLRDKIAEAEAELKTLGITETAAVTAPQPAAAAETPAAPETAEQNAAQAAIEKAKAKAAAMASMSDDEKRAEQIQSLQNRLQKARERLAKAEAENDPNIEAFRAGVTKLEEKLSEMA, from the coding sequence ATGACGAGCCTAATAAAAGTCTGGGAACTACCCGGCGGTATCCACCCACCAGAAAATAAACACCAATCCCTGCAATTGCCGCTGGGTGATATTCCCTTGCCGCCGGTATTGGTCATTCCCTTGAACCAGCATATGGGCACCCCGGCACAGCCAGTGGTGCAAGTGGGCGAACGTGTACTAACCGGCCAACTCATTGGCGCGGCTGACGGCACCTTCAGTGCCAATACCCACGCATCTACTTCAGGGACAGTGATCGCAATAGAAGCGCGCGCCATCCCACACCCCTCGGGAATGACTGCGGAATCCATAGTGATTCAGCCCGACGGCAAACATGAGTGGATTTTGTTAGATGAGTGCGCAGACTACCGCGCACTGGATCGCCTGGAGCTGCTTAAGAAAATCCGCGCGGCGGGTATTGCCGGCCTCGGTGGAGCGGGTTTCCCTACCGCAGTCAAGCTCGCCCCCAAGTCTACCCAAGTGATAGATACCCTGATCCTGAATGGCGCCGAATGCGAGCCTTACATCACGGCCGATGACATTCTGATGCAGGTGCGCGCCGATCAACTGGTAGCGGGCACACTGCTGCTGAGCCACATCCTCCATCACCCTAAAAACCTGCTAATTGGCGTTGAGGACAATAAACCCAAAGCCATTGCCGCATTGAAAGCCGCCGTCGCTGGCGCGGCGGTGAATGATCCGGAAGCAGCGAACATTAAAGTGGTTGCCTTTCCGACCAAATACCCTTCGGGCGGCGCCAAGCAACTGATCCAAATCCTTACCGGGCGTGAAATCCCAAGCGGCCACCACTCGGCCGATATCGGCGTTATCTGCGTTAACGTAGGTACTGCCGTAGCTGCCTGGCGGGCTATCCGCTATGGCGAGCCGCTAATTTCGCGGGTTACCACGGTGGTAGGTGATGCACTGCAAACCCAGCGGAATATCGACGCGCTAATTGGCACCCCAATCAGCTATCTACTGGAGCAACACGGGTTTGATGCCAGCCGCGCCTCCCGCGTAGTGATGGGCGGCCCGATGATGGGCTTTAGCCTGCTCGATATGGATTCCCCGGTAATCAAAACCACCAACTGCATACTCGCACCCAGCAAGCAGGAGTTGCCGCCACCGGAACCCGCCCAGGCGTGTATCCGCTGCGGTATGTGCGCGGAAGCTTGTCCGGTTAGCCTACTGCCACAACAATTGTTCTGGTACGCACAGGCAGAAGATTTTGAGCGACTGGAATCGCACAACCTTTTTGATTGCATCGAGTGTGGTGCCTGCTCTTACGTTTGTCCCAGCAGTATTCCGCTGGTGCAATACTATCGCGCCGCCAAAGGCAGCATCCGCCTGCATGAGATAGAAAAAGAAAAAGCCGACCGCTCGCGTCAGCGTTTCGAATTCCGCAAGTTGCGTATCGCCAAAGAAGAGGCGGAAAAAGAAGCGAAACGCTTTGCGCGCCAGAAAGCGGCCGAAGAAGCCAAGAAAAAACTGGCGGAAAAAGCTGCCGCTGAGCCTACAACTACAGCAGCCGGATCGGCAACGGATGTCGTCAGCGCTGCCGTCGCCAAAGCCGGCACAGTACAAGTGTCGCCCGACGAACAAAAAGCCAAGCTCGAGCGCCTGCTGGCTGCCGCCAAAAACGGTTTGGACTTTGCGCGAAAACCGTTGGTGCCCAATGAGACCGGTGTTGCGATTACTGAAGAACAGCTTGAAAAGCAAAAAGCCCGCATCAAGCAGGCTGAACTAAAAGTTACAGAAGCAGAGAAAAAATTGGCCGAGTTTACGGCGAGCCAAGCTAACGCTGCCCCTGGACTCGCTACTCCGGCAGCTGCTGCACCGATAGCGGATCCAAACGATCCTGTTGCCGCTGCGATCGCCCGCGCTCAAGCCAAGCTAACCATGTCCCCGGAGGACAAGGCGCGCGCAAATCTGGAATCGCTCCGCTCGCGGTTGGCCAAAGCGGAAGAAAAAGTCGCTGCCGCCAAAGCCGAAGGCAGCGCCAACCTGGATGCTCTAGAGCAAGGTGCAGGCAAGTTGCGCGATAAAATTGCCGAAGCCGAAGCTGAGCTTAAAACACTGGGCATCACCGAGACAGCAGCGGTTACAGCACCGCAACCCGCCGCTGCAGCAGAAACGCCGGCAGCGCCGGAAACAGCCGAACAAAATGCAGCCCAGGCCGCAATCGAAAAAGCCAAAGCAAAGGCAGCTGCTATGGCCAGTATGAGCGACGATGAAAAGCGTGCAGAGCAGATTCAATCCCTGCAAAACCGTTTGCAAAAAGCACGCGAACGTTTGGCCAAAGCCGAAGCAGAAAATGATCCCAATATCGAAGCCTTCCGCGCCGGTGTAACCAAGCTGGAAGAAAAACTGAGCGAGATGGCCTGA
- the rsxB gene encoding electron transport complex subunit RsxB, whose protein sequence is MIEFILQNPVTSALFALGGLSALFGAVLGFAAVKFKVEGDPIVDQIDALLPQTQCGQCGHPGCRPYAQAIADGEAINRCPPGGQATINALADLLDVEAPSLDAEHGEHSDVKKVAFIREDECIGCTKCIQACPMDAILGAAKHMHTVIADECTGCDLCVEPCPVDCIDMIPVQTDLKTWKWDLPATNQKPVFHVIASEVNLIASDQGRGAAFDQTRKDTDETGKAA, encoded by the coding sequence ATGATCGAGTTTATCCTGCAAAATCCGGTAACCAGTGCCTTATTTGCTCTGGGTGGTTTGTCTGCACTCTTCGGTGCAGTGCTGGGCTTTGCTGCCGTGAAATTCAAAGTGGAAGGCGATCCGATTGTGGATCAGATCGATGCCCTTTTACCCCAAACCCAATGCGGTCAATGCGGTCACCCCGGCTGCCGCCCCTACGCCCAGGCAATTGCCGATGGCGAGGCTATCAATAGATGCCCGCCCGGCGGCCAAGCCACAATTAACGCCCTTGCCGACCTGCTGGATGTAGAAGCACCTTCACTGGATGCCGAGCATGGTGAACACTCCGATGTAAAAAAAGTGGCGTTCATTCGCGAAGACGAATGTATTGGTTGCACCAAGTGTATCCAGGCTTGTCCGATGGACGCCATCCTCGGTGCCGCCAAACACATGCACACGGTCATTGCCGATGAGTGCACCGGCTGCGACCTGTGTGTGGAACCCTGTCCGGTCGATTGTATCGACATGATTCCGGTGCAAACGGACCTCAAAACCTGGAAATGGGATTTACCGGCCACCAACCAAAAACCGGTTTTCCATGTGATCGCGAGCGAAGTGAATTTGATCGCCTCTGACCAGGGGCGCGGTGCGGCGTTTGACCAAACACGCAAAGACACCGATGAGACAGGTAAAGCTGCCTAA